The Tautonia rosea genome includes a region encoding these proteins:
- a CDS encoding glycosyltransferase has product MAIPCYNEEAAIGAVVAEWRQELPEAEIVVFDNNSTDLTASEASRAGATVVSEPEQGKGFVVRRMFADLADRDAVVMIDGDGTYPASAVGPLLAAVREGRADMAVGIRQPIAEPGAMSPIRSIGNLLIGAGFWVLVGPGTTDLLSGYRVFSPRAMRTMRLRSEGFEIETELAGEAVGRGLRVVEAPVPYRPRIAGTQSKLNAFRDGVRILRMIVRLSFRLQPWRPLLLVTAVMAIAAAIAGQDWLWIAAVLTFLASVLTAAFVLARRETIGGAA; this is encoded by the coding sequence GTGGCGATTCCTTGCTATAACGAGGAGGCGGCGATCGGTGCCGTGGTGGCCGAATGGCGTCAGGAACTGCCCGAGGCCGAGATTGTCGTCTTTGACAACAACTCGACCGACCTAACCGCCTCTGAGGCCTCCAGAGCCGGAGCGACGGTCGTTTCGGAGCCGGAGCAAGGCAAAGGGTTCGTCGTGCGTCGAATGTTTGCCGATTTGGCCGACCGCGACGCAGTGGTGATGATCGACGGCGATGGCACCTATCCGGCCTCAGCCGTCGGCCCTTTGCTGGCGGCCGTTCGAGAAGGTCGGGCCGACATGGCGGTCGGGATTCGCCAGCCGATCGCCGAGCCGGGGGCAATGTCACCGATTCGGAGCATTGGCAACCTGCTGATCGGCGCCGGTTTCTGGGTGCTCGTGGGGCCGGGGACCACGGATTTGCTCTCGGGCTACCGTGTCTTCTCTCCCCGAGCGATGCGAACGATGCGGCTCCGTTCCGAAGGGTTTGAGATTGAAACGGAGCTGGCCGGCGAAGCCGTCGGCCGGGGGTTGCGGGTGGTCGAGGCACCGGTCCCGTATCGCCCCCGGATCGCCGGGACTCAGAGCAAGCTGAATGCCTTCCGAGACGGTGTGCGGATTTTGAGGATGATCGTCCGTCTGAGCTTCCGGCTGCAACCGTGGCGGCCGTTGCTTCTGGTTACGGCGGTGATGGCCATCGCGGCGGCGATTGCGGGTCAAGACTGGCTCTGGATTGCGGCCGTGCTCACGTTTCTGGCGAGCGTACTGACCGCGGCCTTCGTGCTGGCCAGGCGAGAGACAATCGGGGGTGCCGCGTGA
- a CDS encoding MFS transporter has translation MSSRRVISNGVAFLIVLTLVHLIIDAFAASVHPLWPDLQKRLGGGAAMIQAAFLFWSLTTSASQLVFGYFGDRYRGGWMLWAGPLVGIACMGAVGRAESLPVLVGLLMLGGLGVAAFHPEAAAAVGHALPESRSRAMSLFATGGFLGQSLGPLGSGWMSERYGLSFLVWNITWGLALVAILTPWLRSATASIGSSQQGRGVSLPELIQASGRRLGTLAWIGVLRTLPAAGAPIALAFLLESRGAGNGRIGLVQAAFFGGIGLGGLVCAALVSRNRERTVLWLLPILAAPLLAACPVVAGPWMVAASGTLGLIVGLGLPVFISYGQQLVPEGPRIASSITMGVTWGLGGAFVAGIMAVSNHLGRPELAFITFAASSLLAGLACLRLPEPGKHLIKPPPVVLDPARPGEAVA, from the coding sequence GTGTCGAGCCGCCGGGTGATCAGTAATGGGGTGGCCTTTTTGATCGTGCTGACGTTGGTGCACCTGATTATTGATGCGTTCGCTGCATCGGTCCACCCGCTCTGGCCCGACCTGCAAAAGCGGCTCGGCGGAGGCGCAGCCATGATCCAGGCGGCCTTCCTCTTCTGGAGCCTCACCACTTCGGCCAGTCAGCTTGTCTTCGGCTACTTTGGCGACCGCTACCGAGGGGGCTGGATGCTCTGGGCTGGCCCCTTGGTTGGGATCGCCTGCATGGGGGCGGTCGGCCGAGCCGAGTCGTTGCCCGTACTCGTCGGCCTGTTGATGCTCGGCGGCCTCGGTGTGGCGGCCTTCCACCCGGAAGCCGCGGCGGCCGTTGGCCACGCCTTGCCCGAGTCGAGAAGTCGAGCCATGTCCCTCTTTGCCACCGGAGGGTTTCTCGGCCAGTCCCTCGGTCCGCTTGGAAGCGGCTGGATGTCGGAACGGTACGGCCTGTCTTTCCTCGTCTGGAACATCACCTGGGGCCTGGCCCTGGTGGCGATCTTAACCCCCTGGCTCCGATCGGCCACCGCCTCGATCGGATCAAGCCAGCAAGGCCGAGGCGTCTCGCTGCCTGAGTTGATTCAGGCCAGCGGCAGGCGTTTGGGGACGCTTGCCTGGATCGGCGTCCTGCGCACCTTGCCCGCGGCTGGAGCGCCGATTGCCTTGGCCTTTCTGCTGGAATCCCGAGGCGCGGGCAACGGGCGGATCGGCCTGGTTCAGGCGGCCTTTTTCGGAGGGATCGGCCTTGGCGGGCTTGTCTGTGCCGCATTGGTGAGTCGGAACCGAGAACGGACCGTTCTCTGGCTCCTCCCAATACTTGCGGCTCCCCTGCTCGCGGCCTGCCCCGTGGTCGCGGGCCCCTGGATGGTGGCGGCGTCTGGGACGCTTGGCCTCATTGTCGGGCTTGGCCTGCCGGTCTTCATCAGCTACGGACAGCAGCTTGTGCCAGAAGGGCCCCGGATCGCCAGCTCAATTACAATGGGCGTGACCTGGGGCCTCGGTGGAGCCTTCGTGGCCGGGATCATGGCCGTGAGTAACCATCTGGGCCGACCGGAACTGGCCTTCATCACCTTTGCCGCCTCCTCCTTGCTGGCGGGCCTGGCCTGTCTCCGGCTCCCCGAGCCGGGTAAACACCTGATCAAACCGCCTCCGGTCGTCCTCGACCCGGCTCGACCGGGGGAGGCCGTCGCCTGA
- the cobA gene encoding uroporphyrinogen-III C-methyltransferase, whose translation MNTQVGTVTLVGAGPGDPGLLTRAGAEAIARAEVLVYDHLIQSRLLDLAPLSADRVFAGKQRGRCPVPQDEINAMLVRFAREGKAVVRLKGGDPYVFGRGAEEAEYLIAHGVPFRVIPGVTAGVGATSYAGIPVTHRDATSAVAFITGHNEPGDPSDRIDWPALARFPGTLVFYMGFRHHAAICATLIRLGVAPSTPAAIVCNGSTALQRTVSGTLATLADVVAAAGPGIGSPALLVVGQVVSRREPLAWFERLPLFGRSIVVTRPIGESDRSASDLEALGAEVLIAPTVQILPIDDHAPMDDAIDRLPSFDWLVFTSGNGVRYFLDRLESRGRDLRALGHLKLAAIGPATAEALARYRLRADLVPDSFRSEGLAEALVPRVSGKRVLLARADRGRMILQEQLAPIAHVEQIPVYRNADADTLPADVLDCLERGSVDWITLTSSAITARLHTLLPESARSRIASGFIRLASISPVTSEAARRLGWPIAAEATEHTWPGLLRSLIGVETGQQNH comes from the coding sequence ATGAACACGCAGGTCGGGACCGTAACGCTGGTCGGCGCCGGCCCTGGAGATCCAGGGCTGTTAACCCGAGCCGGCGCTGAGGCGATCGCCCGGGCCGAGGTGCTTGTCTACGATCACCTGATCCAATCTCGATTGCTCGATCTTGCCCCACTTTCTGCCGATCGCGTCTTCGCCGGCAAGCAGCGGGGCCGATGCCCGGTCCCTCAGGACGAGATCAACGCCATGCTCGTCCGCTTTGCCCGCGAGGGGAAAGCGGTCGTGCGCCTCAAGGGGGGCGATCCCTACGTCTTCGGCCGAGGGGCCGAGGAGGCCGAATATCTCATCGCTCACGGCGTTCCCTTCCGGGTCATTCCGGGAGTCACTGCGGGGGTGGGCGCGACCTCTTACGCCGGGATTCCCGTCACGCACCGCGACGCGACCTCGGCCGTCGCCTTCATCACCGGCCACAACGAGCCCGGCGACCCGAGCGACCGCATCGACTGGCCCGCCCTCGCCCGGTTCCCCGGCACTCTCGTCTTCTACATGGGCTTCCGGCACCACGCAGCAATTTGTGCCACCCTCATCCGCCTCGGCGTGGCTCCCTCGACCCCCGCCGCGATCGTTTGCAATGGCTCCACCGCCTTGCAACGCACCGTCAGCGGGACGCTCGCCACTCTGGCCGACGTGGTTGCGGCGGCCGGTCCCGGCATCGGATCACCCGCCTTGCTCGTCGTCGGTCAGGTGGTGTCGCGTCGTGAGCCTTTGGCCTGGTTTGAGCGCCTCCCGCTCTTTGGTCGGTCGATCGTCGTCACTCGACCGATCGGCGAATCGGACCGCTCCGCATCCGATCTTGAAGCCCTTGGCGCCGAGGTCCTGATCGCCCCGACTGTCCAGATCCTTCCCATCGACGACCACGCGCCGATGGACGACGCCATCGACCGCCTGCCTTCCTTCGATTGGCTCGTCTTCACGTCCGGCAATGGCGTTCGCTACTTCCTCGACCGTCTCGAAAGCCGAGGACGCGACCTCCGCGCCCTCGGCCACCTGAAGCTCGCTGCCATCGGCCCCGCCACCGCCGAGGCTCTGGCTCGTTACCGACTCCGAGCCGACCTCGTCCCCGACTCATTCCGTTCCGAAGGCCTGGCTGAGGCGCTCGTCCCACGTGTCTCCGGCAAACGCGTCCTCCTGGCCCGCGCCGATCGGGGCCGCATGATCCTTCAGGAACAGCTCGCTCCCATCGCCCACGTTGAACAGATTCCCGTCTATCGCAACGCCGACGCCGACACCTTGCCCGCCGACGTGCTCGACTGCCTTGAACGCGGCTCGGTGGACTGGATCACCCTGACCAGCTCAGCCATCACCGCTCGTTTGCACACCTTGCTCCCGGAGTCGGCCCGAAGCCGGATCGCCTCAGGATTCATCCGCCTGGCCAGCATCAGCCCCGTCACGAGCGAGGCCGCCCGCCGCCTCGGCTGGCCCATCGCCGCCGAGGCCACCGAGCACACCTGGCCGGGTCTGCTCCGGTCCCTGATTGGTGTTGAGACAGGCCAGCAAAATCATTAA
- a CDS encoding Hsp20/alpha crystallin family protein has translation MSTPQRPIPVSIGRPQREGVPAEAPARASVSEPSEARPTSAQAFVQTPLIDIFEEPDGLVLLADLPGAVEESVAIDLEDNLLTLRAEARRSVPESAPALLEEFPFGCYQRTFILSDEVDRSRISAELKHGVLRISLPKAERAKPRRIEIKGLDGNGPAS, from the coding sequence ATGTCGACCCCTCAGCGCCCGATTCCGGTGTCCATCGGCCGTCCTCAGCGGGAAGGCGTCCCCGCCGAAGCACCCGCTCGGGCCTCGGTGTCAGAACCCTCGGAGGCCAGACCGACATCTGCTCAGGCCTTCGTGCAGACCCCCCTGATCGACATTTTCGAGGAGCCCGACGGCCTGGTTCTGCTGGCGGATCTGCCCGGAGCGGTCGAGGAGTCGGTGGCGATTGATCTGGAAGACAATCTCTTGACACTCCGAGCCGAAGCACGGCGGTCGGTGCCCGAATCGGCCCCGGCGCTCCTGGAGGAATTTCCGTTTGGTTGCTACCAGCGGACCTTTATTCTGAGTGATGAAGTGGATCGCTCTCGGATTTCAGCCGAATTGAAACATGGGGTGTTGCGGATTTCGTTGCCGAAGGCCGAACGTGCCAAGCCGCGTCGGATCGAGATCAAGGGGCTCGATGGGAATGGCCCAGCTTCCTGA
- a CDS encoding Hsp20/alpha crystallin family protein, with amino-acid sequence MNGLPWQGSGPWDPFREIRREVGRLLGNFESLGVRFARPFPAINLYDAGDLYYVTAELPGIDPQEIDLTITGETLTLRGERRRPEGASDDCFRRQERPFGRFGRSVTLPERVDSAAASAQFAHGVLTVTLPKDAEARPRQIAVASLG; translated from the coding sequence ATGAATGGTTTACCGTGGCAAGGCTCGGGCCCCTGGGACCCGTTTCGGGAGATCCGGAGGGAAGTGGGACGGCTTCTCGGCAATTTCGAGTCGCTGGGGGTGCGGTTTGCGCGACCGTTTCCGGCCATCAATCTGTATGACGCGGGGGACCTGTACTACGTCACCGCCGAGCTTCCTGGGATCGATCCGCAGGAGATTGACCTGACGATCACCGGAGAGACCTTGACGCTACGTGGAGAACGTCGGCGGCCCGAGGGGGCCTCGGACGATTGTTTCCGCCGTCAGGAACGACCTTTCGGCCGCTTCGGCCGATCGGTCACGTTGCCCGAGCGGGTCGATTCCGCTGCAGCCTCGGCCCAATTCGCGCACGGCGTGCTCACCGTCACTCTTCCCAAGGATGCCGAGGCCCGTCCTCGACAGATCGCCGTCGCCAGCCTGGGTTGA
- the purD gene encoding phosphoribosylamine--glycine ligase: protein MNVLVIGKGGREHALCWKLGQSPRVNTVYCAPGNAGTARDAENVAIDPKDTRELIRFAKSRDIGLTVVGPEEPLVNGLVDAFQREGLRIFGPRKDAAELEGSKIFAKELMRQAGIPTAEFRVFRSAPDAEQYVLSREVALTLRPKGKSPVRGTQHCRTAAEAIEAIEAILDPRQVILPGSAEVEFDERGKRRGFKTIEEARRYVLTRPIGLVVKADGLAAGKGVYVCRNLGEALEAIDEIMVRQAYGRAGDRVLIEERLDGVEASVLALTDGRTIIPLESSQDHKRAFDGDEGPNTGGMGAYSPAPIVTPELMVEVEREILVPIVHAMKRSRKAFRGVLYAGLMLTQQGPKVLEFNVRFGDPEIQAVLMRLRSDLLDALDAVVDERLDTVELDWDPRPAITVVMASEGYPGNYDRGRPINGLDEADRVEGVKVFHAGTTLRNEPQGPRTVTDGGRVLNVTAIGDSIAEARERAYKAAAAIRFTGGWYRHDIADRALKVEPAPTTDGTTDHT, encoded by the coding sequence GTGAACGTTCTGGTCATTGGCAAGGGTGGTCGTGAGCACGCCCTTTGCTGGAAGCTCGGCCAATCCCCCCGTGTGAACACCGTCTATTGCGCTCCGGGGAACGCCGGCACCGCTCGCGACGCTGAGAACGTGGCGATCGATCCCAAGGACACCCGAGAGCTGATCCGGTTCGCCAAGAGTCGAGACATCGGCCTGACAGTGGTTGGTCCCGAGGAGCCCCTGGTCAACGGTCTGGTCGATGCCTTCCAGCGCGAGGGGTTGCGAATTTTCGGCCCTCGCAAGGACGCGGCGGAGCTGGAAGGGAGCAAGATCTTCGCCAAGGAACTGATGCGGCAGGCCGGGATTCCGACGGCCGAGTTTCGCGTCTTCCGATCGGCTCCGGATGCCGAGCAGTACGTGCTCTCGCGGGAAGTGGCCCTGACGCTACGGCCGAAGGGGAAGTCTCCGGTTCGAGGGACGCAGCATTGCCGAACCGCGGCCGAGGCGATCGAGGCGATCGAGGCGATTCTCGACCCTCGCCAGGTGATTCTTCCAGGGTCGGCCGAGGTCGAGTTTGATGAACGGGGCAAGCGTCGGGGGTTCAAGACGATCGAGGAGGCCCGGCGATACGTTCTGACCCGGCCGATCGGGCTGGTCGTGAAGGCCGACGGTCTGGCGGCGGGCAAAGGAGTGTACGTTTGCCGGAACCTGGGAGAGGCGCTCGAGGCGATCGACGAGATCATGGTCCGCCAGGCATACGGGAGGGCCGGGGATCGGGTCCTGATTGAGGAACGGCTCGACGGGGTTGAGGCGAGTGTGCTGGCCCTGACCGACGGCCGAACGATCATTCCGCTCGAATCGAGCCAGGACCACAAGCGGGCGTTCGACGGCGACGAAGGGCCGAACACGGGAGGCATGGGGGCCTACTCCCCTGCCCCGATCGTCACGCCGGAACTAATGGTCGAAGTCGAGCGCGAGATTCTCGTGCCGATCGTTCATGCCATGAAACGATCACGCAAAGCGTTCCGGGGGGTCCTGTACGCGGGCCTGATGCTCACGCAGCAAGGGCCGAAGGTTCTGGAATTCAACGTCCGCTTCGGCGACCCGGAGATTCAGGCAGTTCTCATGCGACTGCGTTCCGACCTGCTCGATGCGCTCGACGCGGTTGTTGATGAGCGGCTCGACACCGTCGAGCTGGACTGGGACCCGAGGCCGGCGATCACCGTGGTCATGGCCTCCGAAGGCTATCCGGGCAACTACGACCGCGGCCGGCCGATCAACGGTCTGGACGAGGCCGATCGGGTCGAAGGCGTGAAGGTCTTCCACGCCGGAACGACCCTGCGGAACGAGCCGCAAGGGCCTCGGACCGTGACCGACGGTGGCCGGGTCTTGAACGTCACGGCGATCGGGGACAGCATCGCCGAGGCTCGCGAACGCGCCTACAAGGCCGCGGCCGCCATCCGATTCACGGGCGGTTGGTATCGTCATGACATCGCCGATCGGGCCTTGAAGGTCGAACCCGCGCCGACAACCGACGGGACCACCGATCACACATGA